In Palaemon carinicauda isolate YSFRI2023 chromosome 41, ASM3689809v2, whole genome shotgun sequence, the following are encoded in one genomic region:
- the LOC137632229 gene encoding craniofacial development protein 2-like — protein sequence MDETQERDMKIVIGDFNAKFGRNNQEIVNLMDVKGHGEVANVNGAHFISVCSTNNLVIEGTLFLHKDIHKYTWTSLWDYYKNQLDHRAIDKEWRNHQPLIATLKLKLKAPNRNVDRIRRVDTTRLLEEEHREIFAIECRN from the coding sequence atggATGAGACCcaagaaagagatatgaaaattgtgattggtgacttcaatgctaaatttggaaggaataatcaagaaaTAGTGAATTTGATGGATGTTAAGGGtcatggtgaagttgcaaatgtaaatggagcacatttcatcagtgtctgttcaacaaacaatcttgtcattgaaggtactcttttcctgcacaaggacatccacaaatatacatggacttcactatgggACTATTATAAAAATCAATTAGATCACAGAGCCATTGATAAAGAGTGGAGAAATCACCAacccctcattgccacactgaaattaaaactgaaagcacccaacagaaatgtagatagaatacgtaGGGTTGATACAACTAGGctcttagaagaagagcacagagaaatctttgcaattgaatgcaggaattga